The Arachis hypogaea cultivar Tifrunner chromosome 14, arahy.Tifrunner.gnm2.J5K5, whole genome shotgun sequence genome has a segment encoding these proteins:
- the LOC112798149 gene encoding pentatricopeptide repeat-containing protein At3g12770-like produces MVSQFQQSSCVIATNYQKFKSFEIPKCLFFLNFLKHFCSSPALAFEEPCVKIDPSFNSDSFYASLIDNSTHRNQLNQIHCQLYVSGLQHKGFLMTKLVNGSSNIGEVCYARKVFDEFCHPDVFMWNAIIRSYSRSNMFRESLEMYSRMRSAGVHPDCYTFPYVLKACTELSDFGLSRLVHGQVFRYGFVLDVFVQNGLLALYAKCGQIGNARVVFNRLCDRTIVSWTSIISGYAQNGEAMEALRLFDQMRKTDVKPDWIALVSILRAYTDVDDLEQGRSLHGCVIKMGLEDEPDLHISLIALYAKCGQVTIARSFFDQMETNNVIMWNAMISGYAKNGHAEEAVQLFHDMIRRNIRPDSVTVRSAVLACAQVGSVELAQWMDDYVTASKYRTDIFVNTTLIDMYAKCGSVEFARRVFDRTSEKDVVVWSAMIMGYGLHGQGWEAICLYQAMKQAGVCPNDVTFIGLLTACNHSGLVKQGWELFHCMRDFGIEPRNEHYSCVVDLLGRAGYLDRAFAFVMTMPIEPGVSVWGALLSACKIHRHVMMGEYAANKLFSLDPYNTGHYVQLSNLYASSRMWDCVARVRVLMKEKGLNKDLGFSLIEINGKLQAFHVGDKSHPRTEEIFNELQRLEKRLNEIGFVPHTDSVLHDLNYEEKEENLCVHSERIAIAYGLISTAPGTTLRIIKNLRACINCHAAIKLISKLVQREIIVRDSNRFHHFKDGLCSCGDYW; encoded by the coding sequence ATGGTGTCTCAGTTTCAGCAATCATCGTGTGTTATTGCTACAAATTACCAAAAGTTTAAATCTTTTGAAATACCCAAATGCTTGTTCTTCCTCAATTTTCTCAaacatttttgttcttcacctgcACTTGCCTTCGAAGAACCTTGTGTTAAGATTGATCCTAGCTTCAATTCGGACTCTTTCTATGCTTCTCTTATTGATAATTCAACACACAGGAACCAATTGAATCAGATACATTGCCAGTTATATGTCTCGGGGTTGCAGCATAAGGGGTTTCTCATGACAAAACTTGTTAATGGAAGTTCAAATATTGGAGAAGTTTGTTATGCACGCAAGGTGTTCGATGAATTTTGCCATCCGGATGTGTTTATGTGGAATGCTATTATTAGGAGTTATTCGAGAAGCAACATGTTTAGGGAGAGCCTTGAAATGTATAGCCGGATGAGATCGGCAGGGGTGCATCCAGATTGCTACACTTTTCCTTATGTGCTCAAAGCTTGTACTGAGTTATCGGATTTCGGTTTGAGCCGGTTAGTTCATGGTCAGGTGTTCAGATATGGGTTTGTTTTGGATGTGTTTGTGCAGAATGGCCTTTTGGCGTTGTATGCTAAATGTGGTCAAATTGGTAATGCAAGAGTAGTGTTTAATAGGTTGTGTGATAGAACTATTGTTTCATGGACTTCGATCATTTCTGGATATGCGCAGAATGGGGAAGCTATGGAAGCTTTGAGATTGTTTGATCAAATGAGAAAAACCGATGTGAAACCAGATTGGATTGCTCTGGTAAGCATTCTGAGGGCTTATACTGATGTGGATGACCTGGAGCAAGGAAGATCTCTTCATGGTTGTGTCATCAAAATGGGTCTTGAAGATGAGCCCGATTTGCATATTTCGCTTATAGCATTGTATGCAAAATGTGGTCAGGTGACAATTGCAAGATCTTTTTTTGATCAAATGGAGACGAATAATGTGATTATGTGGAATGCAATGATATCTGGTTATGCAAAAAATGGTCATGCCGAGGAAGCAGTACAATTATTTCACGACATGATCAGAAGAAATATACGACCAGATTCTGTCACTGTTAGATCTGCAGTCTTAGCTTGTGCACAAGTTGGTTCCGTTGAATTAGCACAATGGATGGATGACTATGTTACTGCGAGTAAATATAGAACTGACATCTTTGTTAACACCACCCTCATAGACATGTATGCAAAATGTGGAAGTGTAGAATTTGCTCGCAGGGTATTCGATCGTACATCTGAAAAGGATGTTGTTGTCTGGAGTGCAATGATTATGGGATATGGATTACACGGTCAAGGCTGGGAAGCGATTTGTCTTTACCAAGCAATGAAACAAGCAGGGGTTTGTCCAAATGATGTCACCTTTATCGGGCTTCTCACAGCATGCAATCATTCTGGCCTTGTAAAACAGGGTTGGGAGCTGTTCCATTGCATGAGAGACTTCGGAATTGAGCCTCGCAATGAGCATTATTCATGTGTGGTTGACCTCTTGGGGCGCGCAGGTTATCTAGACAGAGCTTTTGCTTTTGTCATGACAATGCCAATTGAACCTGGTGTGAGTGTTTGGGGAGCACTTCTGAGTGCATGCAAGATCCATCGCCATGTAATGATGGGAGAATATGCAGCAAACAAGCTATTCTCATTGGATCCTTATAACACAGGACACTATGTACAACTCTCTAATCTTTATGCTTCCTCGCGTATGTGGGATTGCGTTGCACGTGTTCGTGTTCTTATGAAGGAAAAAGGGTTAAATAAAGACCTTGGATTCAGTTTAATTGAAATCAATGGGAAACTGCAGGCATTTCATGTAGGCGACAAGTCGCATCCAAGGACCGAGGAAATCTTCAATGAGCTTCAGAGATTGGAGAAAAGGTTGAACGAGATTGGGTTTGTCCCTCATACAGATTCTGTTCTGCATGATCTGAATTATGAAGAGAAGGAGGAGAATCTTTGTGTTCATAGTGAGAGGATTGCAATTGCTTATGGGCTAATTAGTACTGCTCCTGGAACGACGCTTAG